GTCCCTGCTCACACATACCTGTTCTGCATCTCAAGGCCTCACTAGCCTCCTGGCCCCTTAGACCTCCTCCAGTCCTCCCCACTGCGACATTACCCCTTATAACCTACAGGACTCTCCCACCATTTCTGCTGTCTCCTCTGCTGCCCTGGCCCTGGCCATCTCCAgctgtttcttcttctctcagcTCTGAACGTTTCAAGACGCCTATGGATGTTCTCGCTCTCTCTTATTTACAATATAAACCTTCCCACAAATAATGGAGCGGCCGTTTCAGTGCCTTGTTTACTGCACCCCTCCAATACACACTGGTTATCTGTTTCTTCTACACTCCATTCAAGGAGCAACCTAGAGCAAACTTCAACCCTCGGGCAATTGCATTTCAGCCTTGCTTCATATATGATCATTTCTGTAACCATAAATGCTGTGATTTCAAGAATGCACCAGccaggactgaagagatgagTCGGGAGTTAGGAGTCATGGCTGTGTCCAgaagacctgtgtttgattcccagaacccacgtggcagttcacaactgtcggGTCCAAATTCTGGCTGTTAGACAAATGTAGTCAGgattttctttggaccaccaaccagctcccaattaaagacacagagacttattattaattatgaatgcttggctttagcttaggcttgtcccattagctcttttaacttaatttaacctgtttctattcatctacattttgcctcagggctttttacctgtctttcattctgtatgtcctactttcctgcttcctctgtgtctggctgtctggccctggtgtctctttttctttcgttctctgagcctaaattcctcctcctacttactcttcctgcccagaagtcctgcctatacctcctccctctctattggcttttttattagaccaatcaggtgctttaggcaggcaaggtaataCAGCAACACATCTGTACATACTTAAACAAATAGTCTGCAACagacaaaagccagcattcctcaggaacttgtgaagctggTTCCCCTCTACCAAAGGAGCCATTTCCTTATCACtagcagaagggacaaatggctatctgAGGTGCCTGTTAGCACACCAAAGTGcacgctggcctccaggctccttcaGTCCACGCTGGCATCCTGGCTTTTCTCACCTcttaccctaaacttctccagctcaagggcctccctcccctcagctactcacttcctccagcttctcaGTTCTCCTTAAAAATGTGCTATTTCAGCTATGCGCTCTCTTGATCTTCTTGTCCTCTCTTGgtcctctcttctgtctttctttcttgctctctccctctctcctctcttggcCAGGTCCAGTCTAATGGCCATTTTCAGTCAGCTACTTTCTCtgtctgctctggactcttccagatgcctctggctgttctctccctcatatctacaattaAAACCTCTTAACCATACCTTGGAGCAGCCACATCTTCAGTTGTTAcaacaaccatgtgtaactccagtatCGAGggaactgacaccctcttctggcctccatgggcactgcacacacatggtgcacaaacacacattaaaaaaaaaaaagttaagtccAATATCCATTTCAGACCTAAAAGTCAACACTCCATACTCTCCCTTCCTTAACTCTTGCCTTCTTTCTATCATTgttcttgtttgtgtgtatgtttatttttttttgttttcaaggcatgttcttactatgtagctctggcggtcctagaactcactatatagaccaggctggccttaaaagagatccacctgcctctgcctcccaagttctgggattaaggacatgtgccactatgcctggcctggtttgtttgtttgttttctttcttttttttttcaataaagttttttttttattaagagattttctatgcTGGCCTGTTGTTTTTAAGGctacatatttaattaaaatgatttgACTGCAGAAGCTTCTGCCTATGGTATAGGTATGTGTAAAGAGTGTCACCTCTACTCAAAAACACAGTGGAGGGTCTGGAGAGGTtgttcagcagctaagagtgtggactgctcttacaaaggacctaagttagattcccagaacccactaaGTTGCTCACAACCCCCTATCAATCCCAGCTACAAGTGgacctgatgcctctggcctctgtgggcacctacactcatgtgcacatatccacacagagacacataatttaaaaattttaagtgaatgTTCAAAAATCATAAATGTTCTTGTATGAGAGCTGAAGTGGCAGGGCAGTCCAACAATCTAGATTCTGAGAAGGGACATAGTTCTCTGAGACAGAGGACACGCAGTGTATGAGTtccttttctatcactgtgacaagATACTGCAACCAAGACGACTTATAAAAGAACATGTTTATTTGGGcctacagctccagagggtcagagtccatgatggtggagcaaaggcatggGAGCAGGAACAGCTGGGGGCTCCTATCTCAAAATGCAAACAGGGGGCAGAGAGTTCACTAGAGATAGGACGCTTCTGAagcttcaaagcctgccccctccTCACAACGCACCTCCTCCAAGGTCATGCCTCCTAATCATTCCCAAACCAAGGTCCAAGTATtgaaacatatgaacctatggaagtcattcttattcaaaccactgcataTAGCACATATGGATAGGAGTGAGGAAATCAACCAAAATACACAGGAATTGCTAATGGCCAAATAGGAGCCAATATGATACCATGTAACTGTAATCCTAAGACTTGAAGAGAACTAACTTGTGTGCACTCACAAGCTCTAAAACCTCCAGAGGTGGCAAGTTTGGCAGAGTGTTGTTTGATTTAGGGGAATATAGCAGGTGTGCCATAGGAGAGACATAAACTTTGCCTCCCTCCCCAagctcttataaaaaaaaaaacacacaaaaaaaacccacaaaaaacaaaaacagaaagcctAAGCcgctggaaaggaagaaaaaaaaatctgtctcccCAGATAAAGGCACATTGCTGCtgaaggatagatagatagatagatagatagatagatagatagatagatagatagacagacagacagacagacagtatcCCTGGGAAAGACAAGATTCAGTTCTGAGACAACTCTATACCAACAACCTCTGTCCACCACTGTAGGAAGGGCAGAGACTTCCTCCTGCTTTAGGAGACAATGTAGGTTCAATATAAATAAGCCAAAGTGAGATATGAAGCCTAAAGCCAAATAGTACCAACATGGAAGCTAAACACAGAGGATGTCAGGACCAGGTAAAAGAACCATGTCCTGGATAATTACCATCTCCGCTAGATTCAGACTGGCTACTCTGAGATCTTTGGTATTTTTCCACAGTGGAGAAATGTCTATCTTGATTAATGgttattaaaaagttttaattattttttaaacttctagGAATTAAGAGTAGTAAATATTCACAAACTGTTCGCTGAggtgaaataaatataaagtaaggaagaagggaagaagaaaggagaagaggagggggaggaagctgAGAAAGGATTTCTAAGACCCAGTCAAAAAGCCTACTAAACACAAACTGAATTGTAAGAAGGGACAGAACTCCTTTATCTCTGTACTACCAATCTAGCAAACAGGAACATGCTTCAGTTTCTGGAAGTTTGGCAAGGGTATGAAAGGACATCTCTACTGTGCAGACATAAGCGAAGGATGAAGCATGGGCATTTGAGAAACCTAAAGAACAATGACAGAGGATAGGAAAGCCATGATACACTGATGGGAACCATCAAAACAACACAATCCAGACCCAGTTCAGTTGACTAGGTCGTTTAAACTCCACACCATGGGGCTCAATAGGATATAATCCATCTTAAATCCAGGAGGATCTGTATAGGGACAGAACAAAAATCAGTCATTATTACTGTAGCCTGAATGTGGGGCTCAGTTGACTGCCTAAAAGCACACCAGAACTTTGGGATGATGAAAGTGTATGGTgaatgtatgtaaaaaaaaaaagtcataactgtacaaaaaaaatctttgagcAGTTTGGTGATTGACTAggtcaaatattaaaatgatcaggcctggtggcacagacctataatccAGCTACATGGAGACTGAGGAAAGAATATTACAAATTTAGACAGGGccttcctgggctacagaggtaGTTTAAGGCCGGAGAGCAACTGAGTGAGACCCAGCCCggggattaaaaagaaatatagaaaggGACATGATAGTgtatgcctttaacctcagcactcaggaggcagaggaaagtggatctgtagttccaggccagcctagtctacataggaagttcaagaCTCCATATTGTGACCCACTCTCAAAATATTCCTAGAATGGTTGAGAGTTTAAAAACCCGGAAGCGCTGACTTATAGGACCTGTTTCATGTCGGAAGTTAGAAAACCTAATGCCTTGAGATCTGTGGATTCATCGGTTTTTAGCTCCAGGaccttaaaaaataagtaaaaggttAATTCATCTTAAtctcaatttcctttttttttttttttttttttttttttaataaaagaggaaTCAGCATTCTAGCCATAATGGTTAGGTGGCAACATAAGATACAGGATTATCTAGCTACGTACATGTGATTTCCTGATAAGGAATCCGCTTCTAGCATAAAGAATGCCAAGTGACTCCTTGTCGTCTACAGTACACTTACTAGACTCTCTGTACTTTTGTGTGCTAAATATAACAACGGAAGGGAACGTGAGAGGCGCAGGCGTCAGCGCCTGGCTGCGACTAACCGCGTGGCGACCCCAACCCCGGCCGGCGGTCCCCGATCCGTCCCTTTTCATTCGTGGGCAGCCAGGAAGCGCGCCGGGCAGCCGGGCAGCCAGGCAACCGGGCAGCCAGCCGGGCGGAAGCGCCGTGGACCGCCGCGCGCTGACGCGAGGCCCCGCCCCGCGGCCGCCCTGGGCGCGCAGATTAGACGTAGCGcggcgcccgcccgcccgcccgcccggagCCTGCCGGGATTGTGGCGGTCGGTCTCCCGAATCGGAAGCCGGCGCTGCCTCGGGACTCCCGATATGGCGACCTCTCTGGGTTCCAACACCTACAACAGGCAGAACTGGGAGGACGCGGTGAGTGCGCGCCGGAGAAGGACGCGGGGGCGGCGAGGCCCGGCGGGATGGGAGGCTATGCCCCGGGCTGCGGCGGGATCGGCCAGAGCCGCGCTGCGGCCTAGCTCGGCGGGGCAGCCGGAAGAGAGCCCTCGTGCGGCGGACCAGGGTCCCGGGACGAGCGCCGTCCACCCGGCGACTCCACACTTCCcagatgctttcttcttctccGCTTGCCGGAAGTGCAGACAGCGCCCCTTCCCGCTCCGCGGCCAGTGCCGGGAGCTAGGGCTCCTGCCAACCTTGCACCCTTCCCCGCCCCAGAAAGTGACTGAGGGACCAGGGTCTTCGGGACTTGCTCTTCAATCAGATTTCCCATTTTCTCCAGGACTTCCCCATACTGTGTCAGACGTGTCTTGGAGAAAACCCTTATATACGAATGGTGAGTGCTTGCCTGTGCAGCGGGAGTGAACTGTACGTTATATCGTGGTCCTTGCACGCCGCTTGTAAAGTATTTCTCTTGACCATTAGAAGAATTGATGCTCTTTTACTAACCCAAAGTGTGAGACAACTTACAAGGTAATGCCATGCGTACTTCCTCTCCTAGACACTGAGCAATAATTCTGTAATGTAGGAGCCATAACATAACAGCTAATACTTGTTGAGCATCTACCTGGAAAGTAGGTCTGTTGACGGGAGCGTATGTCTTTATGTAGTTCGGCTTCCTGACTCGTAGTCGTGTGCCTTTCAGCCACTGCACCTGGTAGTCTCTCTAGTTTAAGATACAGTTTGTCGTTTtcaaaaagggttttttttttttaaaaaaaaactagagtcaACATGATTGTCTTAGGATTATATGTTGGGATCAGCCTCAGAGATGCTAACTGGATGGTTTATGGGAACAGAATGTAGGCTATATATGGTGCATCAGCACAGGAGAGGCCAGAGCAGTTACCTTCTGAGCAAACTGTAGAAACTTGGCCCTGGCTTCATCCTACTTGATTTGGGCACTGGGGAAACCATTAGGAATTTTGGGTTTCACGCCAAAAGAATTTGATATTCAACCCGTCAGTTAACACATACGAGAGATCAAATTGCATGTCCACGTTCTAATGTAAAATCATAGTTCTTATATTAActctataatattttttttaattgatagaCATAATTGGTTGTAAAAACAAAGATTCCTAAACTGGCTATGAATGAGGATtcttgcctttgatcccagcctttaggcaagtggatctctgagttcaagaccattcaGGTCTGCAAATCAAGTCCCAAGCTATCCGCTATCCAGGGCTGTgtattgagaccttgtctttttCCTAAAGCACCATTCTCCCGCACTGTCTACCTCCTTCAAACCAGTGGCCTAGAGAACTATGCTGGGAAAAAAGCTGCCAACCAAAGTTCAGGGGTAGATGCTTTGGAAAGGCATTCCAGCTTTAGGTGCCGCCATCTCCAGGCCTGATTTTCCTCGACCAAGCCAGCCCCACCAAGCACATAAGGTCTACCAGCCAGGTGGTTGGATTGACGTTTAAACCAGTTTCCTCAAAGAGTGGTCAAAGGGAAACATGTGCGGGGAAATTGGAAGTTTTcacctagaaaacaaaatagcCCTTGAAATAGCCACCTCCCAgaactgattttcattttttaggtTAGTGTACagagtaatgggtttcattttgttgttttttcatacatttattttcagtaattCCCTCTTCCACTGCCCTCCACCTTTCTTCCTGCCCCTTACTGGCTAGTTTTCTGACTTCCCTTAGTTTACCCTTTCTTTTTTGTGGGGATGGGGTTGGGaagttcgagacagggtttctctgtgtatccctggctgtcctgggactcactctgtagaccaggctggcctcaaattcacagagatacacctggctctgcctcccaagtgctgggattaaaggcctgcgccaccaccgccctgctctaATACCTGTTTTATTATCCagcttccaaacacacacacactcttcccaTCCAGGATCCCTTTTCTAGTTCATGatctacacatacacaagaaCAATTTGAAATATAGGTTccacatgtaagagaaaacatacagTGTTTCCATTAGAAATTTTAGTTCTTGAGAGCCAGAAGTAAATGTAAGAGTTGTAGCTCCAAAGACACTGACTTAGTATTAGTTCCATGTACTCTTGGGAGAATATGACCAGGTTGGTATATCTGTCTTAATTTCACTTCtcttattgtgataaaataccctgacaaaaacaacttaggtgGGGGGCAGTTATTTTGCCTTACAGCCCATCACTGTGGGGCAGTCAGGgcaacaggaacttgaagcagctggtcacatcacattcaagtcaagagcagagaatgaatgcatgtgtgcatgctggtgcTGAGCCCCTTCATCACTTACAGGATCCAGGGTCCAAACTCTGGGAATGGTGCAGCCCCACGATCAGGCTGGATCTTCCACATCAACTAAAGAAAGCAAGACAaacccccatagacatgcccactggCTGATGTGGGCTAGACAGCCCATCATCAAGACTCTTCCCTGCTCattctaggttatgtcaagttgacaattagatTTAACCTACCCAGAATCTCTTACCATACCCCAACTAAAGGATGACTTAGGTTTGGTTTGATTAGCTTTATTCACAATGCCAGGGATCTCCAGACACATCATGTTTTGTAGTTGGGGAGGCGGGGGTAAAAAAACAGATACCTgggttagttttgtttgtttgtttttttctgctgtaattccagttctttTCTATTTCAGACCAAAGAAAAGTATGGAAAAGAATGCAAAGTAAGTATGTCTATTAGGAAGTaactatttcattttcttgaccCCTTTTCTTCCCCTTATTCTACCAAAGTGGCTTTGCACTTACTAACTTTTGAGGTCCTTCAGTCAGAGTTCACGCTCACAGCTTTCATGTGTCATTGATATATTCAGTGGCTGACAACTAGTATCGGAAATAAGAAAAGGACCCTTTTAACGTAGATTCATAAACAGGTGTCTGATCTGCACTGATGACCATGAGTTTGTGTCCCAGGTGTTGTTTGACGGCTACACAGAAGCATTTCAGCTGAAGGGGGGTTGGGGCTGTCACAACATTCTCAAAGAGATAATATTTCCTGCTTCGCTTTCCCTGTTCCCCACCAAAAAGACAGAGTCAGATTCTTAATGTTTGCTGCTAGGTGGGAGGACTTTGactttctgaatatttatttctgtaCTTTGTGAGCTTTTTAACTACTAGAAAAGAGAAGGTAAATGGAGTTGAGGGTTAGCTGGCATATAGATTAGGTGGTTGCTACGGTCAACTCCCCATACTTAGTAAATCTGGATTGAGTCCAGGTCAGGACCATTAACATTCTATTCTATGGCTCTTGATGTGTGTTCAGATCTGTGCCAGACCATTCACAGTGTTTCGCTGGTGCCCTGGGGTCCGCATGCGCTTCAAGAAGACTGAAGTGTGCCAAACCTGCAGTAAATTGAAGAATGTTTGTCAGACCTGCCTGTTAGACCTAGAGTATGGTATGTCTGCCACCTGGAAGTGTACACGTGCCCTAAACAAGACACCAGCCTGGTGCCTCCCACTTCTCCCCATCACCGGTTCTGATCCCGCCATAGAATGTCTGCTGTGATCTACTTTTCCCAGGCGTAAACTCACAGTTAGGCTTCTGTGGAGTCCTGAACAGTAGTAGGAACTTCAGGAGCCATTGGGAAGAAATCAGAACTGGCCTACACCTTCATTTCCATAGCTAGTTGGGGTAAAAGGCATTGTTCCTATGATAGGCTAATTCTTTGCCCAGGCCTTTTTCTTGATCTAAAACTTTCCTCACAGTCCCAACCAGAATTTCCTGGGCTAATTATGCTCTGGACATTGAcactttccttttcaaaaaaaaagtagtctACCAGCAAGGgaaagtgtttgtgtgtgcatgcgtgcgtgcgtgcgtgtttatgtttatgtgtgctaATCAGTTCTGGCTATATACTGTTTAATACTGATTCATGTTTGTCCGGAACATTCAGGCCCGGAGTACAGTGACCCCTTAACATAACTGGCTATCCATAGGGCCTTCAAGACCAATCTAACAATAAACCATTGTGTTatgtttatttgaaataaatttgttAAATCTAGATACATTATTAACTTAATTTGCCGTGGCTAAAGTCTATTCTTTGAAGCGATTTTGTAAAACATTCACCTCACAGCACAGGAATTTGGACAGTTTCTTAGGATGCTCTGAAGCAGTTGTTAGCCTGATGGTGCTAAACAGTTTGATTTTAAATATTGTAAACTGTcaccattttaaaaactaaattgtttttaattatgtgtatatgtggggtgtACGTGTAAGTGCAGGGCAGAGTCCAGTAAAGGGTGTCATCTTCTGACGCTGGAGTTACAGTGAGCCACCCTGCATGTTAGAAGGAACTCTAttctggccctctgcaagaacagtatgtactcttaaccactggaccatctctctagcccccaccaagtaagaaagaaaagggaaggatgaTACTGTAGTTTATGTACATATTCAGTATGAATGTGTTTTCAAATCTATATGatgtttttttcctccatttctttgtaCCAGGCCTACCCATCCAAGTTCGCGATGCAGGATTGTCATTTAAAGATGACATGCCCAAATCAGATGTCAACAAAGAATATTACACACAAAATATGGAAAGAGaagtatgttttttattttaattaaaatctaattgtatcacttcctctctccaacaCCCCCATTGATGGCctctttgattattattggttttgtgtgtgtgaatgtgtgtgcacttgcgcacccatataaatacaacctgctgagtccatttaatgtggcttatatgtatatgatttcaaggctgaccactttgtattggataactaGTTAAGGAGCTCATTCCCAGAAGAGACTAATTCTCtatcagcagtcattagttgcctgtagttctttgtctaggaatgGGACCCATGAGATTTCCCCTTTTTGAATTAGTATATctagaaattttttttcctttttttctttttttcagacagggtttatctgtagccctatctgtcctggaactcactctgtagaccagggtggccttggactcagaaaGCCTGcctcttcccaaatactggggttaaagccatatgccaccacaccctcaAGTTAGTATATCTATTGTTCATGTCTTTATTTAGGCAGCTGTATTGTTGGGATATCATGGTGTAGcttctaggaaacacaatctccCACCAGACTTCCTTGTCCTCTGGCCActttcttgatgtcattgtttgtcTGGGGGGATATATTGTTTatatgtggtgctaggaattgaatcgaGGGCCTTGTGATTGATGTAGTTTTGTATTTGATCAAAGTCCTAATGAATTGACAGCCAGTAAAATTGTCCTCTTCATGCAGATTTCGAACTCTGATGGAACACGACCAGTTGGCATGCTAGGAAAAGCTACATCCACCAGTGACATGCTGCTCAAATTGGCCCGGACCACACCGTACTACAAAAGGAATCGGCCCCACATTTGTTCCTTCTGGGTGAAAGGAGAGTgtaagagaggagaggagtgtcCCTACAGGTAAGAGCTGAGCCTTGCTTTCTGTATTTGCTTTCAGACAACTGATTAGTGGGAGACTCTAGCTTAAACTCATGCTTTAGCATCTAAAGCTCTTACAGTCTGTTTGCATGTAGAGTATCTCGTGCAATAAAACTTACTACATTTACAGGAGCCTAGCTAAATTATGTTTTCTACTTAACAACTATAAGAAACTGAATTGCTATATCGTATAATATACATGCTGACCGAAGTTTCTAAGATAATTTACTGTCTTCATTTAAATGGTTTGAATAGCAAAGTATTGTTGAAGTCAAAATAAGACCAGACTTCTGCAGGCTACTTTTGTTTCAACCAGGACTGCTCAGCATCAGAATTAGGGGTTCCAGCTAATGATTTGTCAACTGTAACATGCACCCCCCAAATATATGCCCTTTTTCTGAGGTGAAATCCATAGCTTTAATCAGATTCTATTCCAGCAGTGTAAGTGGATTACTTAGACGATCGGGAAGTCTTTACGTGGTATAGTAATCCCTTGGCATTTGTTCTCTTTAGTAACAGTATTTTTGTATGGATGTGGTTTCTAGTCTGAAAGGCATTTGAGGACTCTATCATGTAGCTGCTGTAGAATCATCATTTTTCCCTTCGTTTTACTTTGTGCTGTTTTCATTGGTGAATCTTAGACACGAGAAGCCTACCGATCCAGATGACCCCCTTGCCGATCAGAATATAAAAGACCGGTACTATGGAATTAATGACCCTGTAGCCGATAAGCTTCTAAAGCGAGCTTCAACCATGCCTCGTCTAGACCCACCAGAGGATAAGACCATTACCACACTATATGTGGGTGGTCTGGGAGACACCATTACTGAAACAGATCTCAGGTTTGTGGGCATCATTTCAAAACTCTCTTTGCTTTTAGCTGTGTTGGAATAGTTTGCAAAAAACACCACCATGCATGATAATCTAAatcaagttcattttttttagCCAGCCTATCATTATACAAATGCTGactgaaaattttataaaattcttttttacgATGCCATTGTAGCTGCATTTCTTATGAGTGTTTTTTCGTGTTTGcgtcagaaaataaaataatgggccTAGTGGTCAACTTGGATTTTTCTAAATTACTGTGTATGTGCGTGATATATGTGTAGGCTTGTGCAAGTGGCTGCAagtacccaaagaggccagaggtgttagagcctcctagagctggagttccagtAGTGAGCCACCCGGCATGGGTGCTAGAAGTCAAACTTAGTCCTTCGccagagcagcatgtgctcttaacctctgagtcatctctccagcctctagtttgaattcttttttggtgggtgttgttttttgttttgttttgttttttttccgagacagggtttctttgcgtagttttggtgcctatcctggattttgctctgtagaccaggctggcctcaaactcacagagatccacctggctctgcctcccgagtgctgggattaaaggcgtgcgccaccaccgcccagcctcttaAACATTCTTGAAGCATTCTTGACtgtggctgggcatggtagcgTTTGCTTGCAGtcccagctgaggcaggaaggtcacctGACCCTGTGAGTTCAGAATTAACCTGTGTCCCGAAACAAGGCTCGATCTCAAATGAAAACAGTCTCGGCTCATGGACCATAAGAGCTGTAGTTTGCCAGTGCCTTATATTAGGGGTAAGAAAGTATGGTTCTTGAGTAACCAAGTAAAGCACCTCCTCTCCTCCACAAGAAAAATCCAGAGATACATGAGAACTCTTCTTAAGTCTCCTTTGATCTCCAATAAGTAGCACCTACATTAGGGCCAGGTACAAGGAAAACCAAAGACAGGCATATGTCCCTGGGGCCACCTGTCTAG
The genomic region above belongs to Peromyscus leucopus breed LL Stock chromosome 19, UCI_PerLeu_2.1, whole genome shotgun sequence and contains:
- the Rbm22 gene encoding pre-mRNA-splicing factor RBM22, coding for MATSLGSNTYNRQNWEDADFPILCQTCLGENPYIRMTKEKYGKECKICARPFTVFRWCPGVRMRFKKTEVCQTCSKLKNVCQTCLLDLEYGLPIQVRDAGLSFKDDMPKSDVNKEYYTQNMEREISNSDGTRPVGMLGKATSTSDMLLKLARTTPYYKRNRPHICSFWVKGECKRGEECPYRHEKPTDPDDPLADQNIKDRYYGINDPVADKLLKRASTMPRLDPPEDKTITTLYVGGLGDTITETDLRNHFYQFGEIRTVTVVQRQQCAFVQFATRQAAEVAAEKSFNKLIVNGRRLNVKWGRSQAARGKEKEKDGTTDSGIKLEPVPGLPGALPPPPAAEEEASANYFNLPPSGPPAVVNIALPPPPGIAPPPPPGFGPHMFHPMGPPPPFMRAPGPIHYPSQDPQRMGAHAGNTAAPSTASPLRGSEEERALYNPSE